The following proteins are encoded in a genomic region of Acidimicrobiales bacterium:
- the purL gene encoding phosphoribosylformylglycinamidine synthase subunit PurL: MGEPAMDEEALHRALGLTDDEAARITEILGRPPNHLELAMYAVMWSEHCSYKSSRLHLRRLPTEAPHVLVGPGENAGVIDAGDGIAVALRIESHNHPSAVEPYQGAATGVGGILRDIFTMGARPIALMDPLFFGTLDDARTRWLTEGVVAGISGYGNSVGVPTVGGELTFAPGYARNPLVNVLCLGVMPTERLVLGAATGEGNLAVLLGSTTGRDGIGGVSVLASAAFGHDGDEDADKRPSVQVGDPFEEKRLIEACLELLDRGLVVGIQDLGGAGLACATSETAARGAMGMDVDVDVVPRREPHMAPFEVMTSESQERMLAIVGPGDRDAVLEVCARWEVRATVIGVVTAPPAAPAPGAGEAGGRLRILDAAGTVLADIPAASLSDDAPLYDRPRAAPADLDERRAQHPEDLPPGEVTPERLAADTLALLADASWVYRQYDHQLFLNTVVGPGEDAAVLRLAAPGLPPSDRGLAISTDSNPRWCALDPRRGTAMTVAESALNVACAGARPAALVNCLNFGNPEKPEVMWQLSESVDGMAEACGALGIPVIGGNVSLYNASGGADIDPTPVVAVLGVIDRLERRPAGMALVPGTSLVLLGETDPALGGSRFAVERHGQRGGVLPALDLAAHARVLELTAALVSSEGLVASVHDVSGGGLAVALAESALRGGVGCTVAVAGGFAALFSESPSRVVVGSADPDEVVAGASAAGVPARVIGAVGGDRIVVRGLLDLSVAEAAGAWRAALPDALGEPVTA, from the coding sequence ATGGGCGAACCGGCCATGGACGAGGAGGCGCTGCACCGGGCGCTCGGCCTGACCGACGACGAGGCGGCCCGCATCACCGAGATCCTCGGCCGGCCCCCCAACCACCTCGAGCTCGCCATGTACGCGGTGATGTGGAGCGAGCACTGCTCCTACAAGTCGTCACGCCTGCACCTGCGGCGCCTGCCCACCGAGGCCCCCCACGTCCTGGTCGGCCCAGGGGAGAACGCCGGGGTGATCGACGCCGGCGACGGCATCGCCGTGGCCCTGCGCATCGAGAGCCACAACCACCCGTCCGCCGTCGAGCCCTACCAGGGGGCCGCCACGGGGGTGGGGGGCATCCTGCGCGACATCTTCACCATGGGCGCCCGGCCCATCGCGCTGATGGACCCGCTGTTCTTCGGGACCCTCGACGACGCCCGCACGCGCTGGCTCACCGAGGGCGTGGTGGCGGGCATCTCCGGCTACGGCAACTCGGTGGGGGTGCCCACCGTGGGCGGCGAGCTCACCTTCGCGCCGGGGTACGCCCGCAACCCCCTGGTGAACGTGCTGTGCCTCGGGGTGATGCCCACGGAGCGCCTGGTGCTCGGGGCGGCCACCGGCGAGGGCAACCTGGCCGTGCTCCTGGGCTCGACGACCGGGCGCGACGGGATCGGCGGCGTGAGCGTGCTGGCTTCGGCCGCCTTCGGCCACGACGGGGACGAGGACGCCGACAAGCGCCCCAGTGTGCAGGTGGGCGACCCCTTCGAGGAGAAGCGCCTCATCGAGGCCTGCCTCGAGCTGCTCGACCGGGGCCTGGTGGTCGGTATCCAGGACCTCGGGGGCGCCGGCCTGGCCTGCGCCACCTCGGAGACCGCGGCGCGCGGTGCCATGGGCATGGACGTCGACGTCGACGTCGTGCCGCGACGCGAGCCGCACATGGCGCCCTTCGAGGTGATGACGTCGGAGAGCCAGGAGCGCATGCTCGCCATCGTCGGCCCCGGGGACCGCGACGCCGTCCTCGAGGTGTGCGCGCGCTGGGAGGTGCGGGCGACGGTCATCGGCGTGGTCACCGCCCCGCCGGCCGCGCCCGCCCCCGGTGCGGGCGAGGCCGGCGGCCGGCTGCGCATCCTCGACGCCGCCGGCACCGTGCTCGCCGACATCCCCGCGGCGTCACTGTCGGACGACGCCCCGCTCTACGACCGCCCCCGGGCGGCGCCCGCCGATCTCGACGAGCGCCGGGCGCAGCACCCCGAGGACCTCCCCCCCGGCGAGGTCACCCCGGAGCGGCTGGCCGCCGACACGTTGGCGCTGCTGGCCGACGCCTCCTGGGTGTACCGCCAGTACGACCACCAGCTCTTCCTCAACACCGTCGTGGGACCGGGGGAGGACGCCGCCGTGCTGCGCCTGGCCGCCCCGGGGCTGCCGCCGAGCGACCGCGGCCTGGCCATCTCCACCGATTCCAACCCGCGCTGGTGCGCCCTCGACCCGCGCCGGGGCACGGCCATGACGGTCGCCGAGTCGGCCCTCAACGTGGCCTGCGCCGGGGCCCGCCCGGCGGCGCTGGTCAACTGCCTCAACTTCGGCAACCCCGAGAAGCCCGAGGTGATGTGGCAGCTGTCGGAGTCCGTCGACGGCATGGCCGAGGCCTGCGGGGCGCTCGGGATCCCGGTCATCGGCGGCAACGTGAGCCTGTACAACGCCAGCGGCGGCGCCGACATCGACCCCACGCCCGTGGTGGCGGTGCTCGGCGTCATCGACCGCCTCGAGCGACGGCCGGCGGGCATGGCGCTCGTGCCCGGGACATCGCTCGTGCTCCTGGGCGAGACGGACCCGGCGCTGGGCGGCTCGCGCTTCGCCGTGGAGCGCCACGGACAACGCGGCGGCGTGCTCCCCGCCCTCGACCTGGCGGCCCACGCCCGGGTCCTCGAGCTGACCGCCGCGCTGGTGTCGTCGGAGGGGCTCGTGGCCTCAGTGCACGACGTGTCGGGTGGCGGGCTGGCCGTGGCGCTCGCCGAGTCGGCGCTGCGCGGCGGCGTGGGCTGCACGGTGGCGGTGGCGGGAGGGTTCGCGGCGTTGTTCTCCGAGAGCCCCAGTCGTGTGGTGGTGGGATCGGCCGACCCTGACGAGGTGGTCGCCGGGGCGTCGGCGGCGGGGGTCCCCGCCCGCGTGATCGGCGCTGTCGGCGGCGACCGCATCGTGGTGAGGGGCCTCCTCGACCTGTCCGTGGCCGAGGCCGCAGGCGCGTGGCGCGCCGCCCTCCCGGACGCGCTGGGCGAGCCGGTCACCGCCTGA
- a CDS encoding carbonic anhydrase, whose translation MFDDLLDANRRYSTEFHDSGIEGKAAKGLAVLTCIDSRIDPLAMLGLRAGDAKIMRNAGARVTTDSLRSLVLAANLLGVTRVCVVQHTDCAMVGSTDDQVRARIEAARGVDATGWDFLATTDQLATLRSDLAAIRSCPLLPPDIEVGGFVFDVHSGGLHPIEDC comes from the coding sequence GTGTTCGACGACCTGCTCGACGCCAATCGTCGCTACAGCACGGAGTTCCACGACTCGGGTATCGAGGGGAAGGCCGCCAAGGGCCTGGCCGTCCTGACCTGCATCGACTCGCGCATCGACCCGCTGGCCATGCTGGGCCTGCGGGCCGGGGACGCCAAGATCATGCGGAACGCCGGGGCCCGGGTGACCACCGACTCGCTGCGCTCACTCGTCCTGGCGGCCAACCTGCTCGGGGTGACGCGCGTCTGCGTGGTCCAGCACACCGACTGCGCCATGGTGGGGTCGACCGACGACCAGGTGCGGGCCCGCATCGAGGCCGCACGTGGCGTCGACGCCACCGGGTGGGACTTCCTGGCCACCACCGACCAGCTGGCGACATTGCGCTCCGACCTGGCGGCCATCAGGTCGTGCCCGCTGCTTCCTCCCGACATCGAGGTGGGTGGCTTCGTCTTCGACGTGCACAGCGGTGGGCTGCACCCGATCGAGGACTGCTGA
- a CDS encoding DUF779 domain-containing protein has product MPVADEPGTDGGGAAARVIATPAALEAIAELVAERGPVMFFQSGGCCDGSLPMCFADGEFVIGSHDVRLGEVGGCPFYIDARQFEVWKHTQLVLDVGAGEPEGFSLAAGEDRHFIVRSRVFTAAEQAELARG; this is encoded by the coding sequence GTGCCCGTCGCCGACGAACCGGGCACGGACGGGGGCGGAGCGGCTGCACGGGTCATCGCCACACCGGCGGCGCTCGAGGCCATCGCCGAGCTGGTGGCCGAGCGCGGCCCGGTCATGTTCTTCCAGTCGGGCGGGTGCTGCGACGGCAGCCTGCCGATGTGCTTCGCCGACGGGGAGTTCGTCATCGGGAGCCACGACGTCCGGCTGGGCGAGGTGGGGGGCTGCCCCTTCTACATCGACGCCCGGCAGTTCGAGGTGTGGAAGCACACCCAACTCGTCCTGGACGTGGGTGCCGGGGAGCCCGAGGGGTTCTCGCTCGCCGCCGGTGAGGACCGGCACTTCATCGTGCGCTCGAGGGTCTTCACCGCCGCCGAGCAGGCCGAGCTCGCACGCGGCTGA
- a CDS encoding aldehyde dehydrogenase family protein → MKPRYENFIGGHWVAPAQGRYMKNISPVTGQPFTEVARSTAEDVELALDAAHAAKDSWGETSLPERAAVLNAIADAIEANLTMLAVAESWENGKPVRETLAADIPLAVDHFRYFAGATRSLEGRTTEIDKDTVAYHFHEPLGVVGQIIPFNFPILMAAWKIAPALAAGNCTVVKPASPTPWSILKLAEVIESVVPPGVINIVTGPGGEIGKALASSPRIAKIGFTGETTTGRLIMQYAAENLIPSTVELGGKSPNVFFADVMDEDDEFLDKAIEGLVLYAFNKGEVCTCPSRALVQESVYDRFMARCLDRIRKITQGNPLDPTTMLGAQNSAQQLEKIAGYVDIGRQEGAEVLIGGERTTLDGELGDGYYYEPTVLKGHNGMRVFQEEIFGPVLAVTTFTDEADAVRIANDTLYGLGAGVWTRNGNVAYRVGRAIKAGRVWTNCYHLYPAGAAFGGYKISGVGRENHQMMLEHYSQTKNLLVSYSAKPLGFF, encoded by the coding sequence GTGAAGCCCCGCTACGAGAACTTCATCGGCGGCCACTGGGTGGCTCCGGCCCAGGGCCGGTACATGAAGAACATCAGCCCGGTCACGGGCCAGCCCTTCACCGAGGTGGCCCGGTCCACCGCCGAGGACGTCGAGCTGGCCCTCGACGCCGCCCACGCCGCCAAGGATTCCTGGGGCGAGACGTCGCTGCCCGAGCGCGCCGCGGTGCTCAACGCCATCGCCGATGCCATCGAGGCCAACCTGACGATGCTGGCAGTCGCCGAGAGCTGGGAGAACGGCAAGCCCGTGCGCGAGACGCTGGCGGCGGACATCCCCCTGGCCGTCGACCACTTCCGCTACTTCGCCGGTGCCACCCGCTCGCTCGAGGGCCGCACCACCGAGATCGACAAGGACACCGTCGCCTACCACTTCCACGAGCCCCTCGGCGTGGTGGGGCAGATCATCCCGTTCAACTTCCCGATCCTGATGGCGGCGTGGAAGATCGCCCCCGCCCTGGCCGCCGGGAACTGCACGGTGGTCAAGCCGGCGTCACCCACCCCGTGGTCGATCCTGAAGCTGGCGGAGGTCATCGAGAGCGTCGTCCCCCCGGGCGTGATCAACATCGTGACCGGCCCGGGCGGAGAGATCGGCAAGGCCCTGGCGTCGAGCCCGCGCATCGCCAAGATCGGCTTCACCGGCGAGACCACCACGGGGCGCCTGATCATGCAGTACGCGGCGGAGAATCTCATCCCCTCGACCGTCGAGCTCGGCGGCAAGTCACCCAACGTCTTCTTCGCCGACGTCATGGACGAGGACGACGAGTTCCTCGACAAGGCTATCGAGGGCCTGGTGCTCTACGCCTTCAACAAGGGCGAGGTGTGCACGTGCCCGTCGCGGGCACTGGTCCAGGAGTCCGTCTACGACCGGTTCATGGCGCGCTGCCTCGACCGCATCCGCAAGATCACCCAGGGCAACCCCCTGGACCCGACCACCATGCTCGGCGCCCAGAATTCCGCCCAGCAGCTCGAGAAGATCGCCGGCTACGTCGACATCGGCCGCCAGGAGGGCGCCGAGGTGCTGATCGGCGGCGAGCGGACCACGCTCGACGGTGAGCTCGGGGACGGGTACTACTACGAGCCCACGGTGCTGAAGGGGCACAACGGCATGCGGGTCTTCCAGGAGGAGATCTTCGGCCCCGTGCTGGCCGTGACGACGTTCACCGACGAGGCGGACGCCGTGCGCATCGCCAACGACACCCTCTACGGCCTCGGCGCCGGCGTGTGGACGCGCAACGGGAACGTGGCGTACCGGGTGGGCCGGGCCATCAAGGCGGGCCGGGTGTGGACCAACTGCTACCACCTGTACCCCGCGGGCGCGGCGTTCGGCGGCTACAAGATCTCGGGCGTCGGACGTGAGAACCACCAGATGATGCTGGAGCACTACTCCCAGACCAAGAACCTTCTGGTGAGCTACAGCGCCAAGCCCCTCGGCTTCTTCTAG